TTCGCTTCCCGCTTGAGATAACCCACAACTTGTTCCGGACTTAAATCTTGCCAAATTAACTGTTTTATCCACTTTGTTATCTCTGGCGTGATTTTTACGGCTTTTACCTTAGAATGACGGCGTTCTAATGCTTTACGCTGAGCTTGTTCAGGTTCATATTTCTCGGCTTCCCGGTTTCGTCTCAATTCCCGGCTAATTGTTGATGGGGCCCGATTAAGCGACGTTGCAATAAAACGTTGTGTAAAACCGGCTTCTTTTAAGCCGAAAATCTGGTATCTTTCTGTTTCGGTCAGTTGCGTATAGGCCATAGTGCATTTTCCTTTGGCGAGAAAGATGCCTACTATAGCAACTGACCGCCTTTCTTAGAAATTGCACTTACTATGCGAATCCAAGTTATGATTTTGGTCACAAAAAACTGTTTTTAGCAATGAGGTTTTTTACTTTCCGTCTTTTTTAATAAAAACAACGTAATAATAAATGATACACCTGCATTAAATATATCAATGACCTCCATTTATTCAAATGGAGGTCAATATTGCGGTGAGATCCATCCTAAATTGGAAATGGACAAATTAATATTTGGCTCATTTAGCAATATCAAGATTAAGTTAATTCAAATAACTCTATTTTGTTAGACTATTGTCTGGATTTCAAAGGGCAGCTTCCTGCCCTATAGTGAGAGTAATTTATTTTCCCATTGCTTTATAATTTCCCGTTTTTCTTTCAGGTAGTCGTAACGGTCATAGTGCTTGGATGAGACACCGGGTCTTTTGTGGTTCTGTACTCTGTCTCTCATTTCCTTGTTTTTGTGTATTTTTTCTTTGCTCATGGGTATACTGACGTCCTGTTTTTATGGCTTAGTTTTAAATGATAAGAAAATTACTATTGTTGTCTGTAACACTTACTATTGCCGGATGTTCTGTCGGAAGGGTGTCAACAGATAATCTTACATCACTCAATAATAGCAGCCTTTGCCGTGCTCTTGGGGAAAACGCCGATAATGGTGATATTACCGTCAGAATATTGGACGAGATATCATCTAGAGGTGATTCGATAGATGCAGAAGAGTGTCATTCCATTGAAGCCTTTGCACGAAGGGATTTCGGCGTAAGGGATTTTTGGTTTCTTGACATAGAAAAAATGAATAACCAGATAACAAGAGACATACTGCAAATGAAAGCTGACGGTAAGTTATAAAAAGAAAATATTTTGTGATCAAGTCTGGCTAAATCTAACGCAAGTTCAGGCTATGTCTCTATACGTTGTGTGTAACGCTTGCTGAGCAGAAAAGGGGCGCTCAATTATGATAGACCCCTTTAATAGTAAGACAAGATGGGCAGATCATATCAATCTTCGCCTTCTGAATGTTCTCAAGATAGGCATCTATACATGATTTAATAAATTGATGTCGTGACCCGTTAATTCTCTGCTTTCAACATGCCAGAATATTCTACTGGCACCCAAGAATATCCTTGTTCATCTTTGCGAATGTGGCCAATACCAGGAAAGGGTAAATGTGCAGCACTAATTAACCACTTTTCCTGTGATGCTTTTTCGAAAATATATTTACGTGCTTCAACTGCTTTAGCATTATCTACATCAAATTCGATGGAAACTTCTGGACGCGTAAATTGCACTGAATGAGAGTGTACAATATCACCCCAAATTAGCATGCTATTGTTGCCAGAGTGTAATTTGAATGATGTATGGCCGGGAGTATGGCCAAAAGTGGATATTATTTCGATACCTGGAGTGACGTTATCTCCACTTTTAAAAGTGTGGAATGCTTTTTTTGCAATATATGGTGCGATAGCGTCTTGTGCCATTTTGAACATAGAGCGACTTTCTTTAGGTGCAGAGGCGGCAATCTCTGGATTAAGCCAGAAATCTTTTTCTTCTTGCGCGGCATAAACGGTTGCATTAGGGAATGCTGTTTTGCCATTTGCAGAACTTAAACCACAAATGTGATCTGGGTGCATATGTGTCAGTAATATTGTTTTTACTGCTTCCGGTGTATACCCTGCGGCACGGATATTATCAACAATATTTCCCATGGTTGGGCCAAAGCATTTACCACCGCCAGTATCAATTAATACCAATCCCTCTTTGGTATTAACAAGATAGGCATTTATCGCTGTCTGAACGCCATCTTTCTCTTCAATTTGGAACATGCGGGCCAGCAGAGTCTGGATGTCTTTATTTTCAATGCCTTTTAATAAAGAGGGGGAAAGATAGATATATCCGTCATAAATCGCAGTGACCATGAAATCACCGAGCATTTGGTGATAATAGCCAGGAGCCTGATTGACGAGTTGGTTAGCGGGTTGCGCAAAAGCTGTTGGTATTGTTGAAGTTATGGCTGTAGTGAAGGATAGGGTAATGGCAAGAGCAGATGCTTTAAGAATATTTTTCATTAACTATTCCTGATAAATTAGAGTGCAATTTAAAAGATATTTTACGAACAAGAATCCGTTGATATTTCGCTGGCGAAATTATCCGTGGTTTTGACTATTGCTTTTTTATCGACGGAAATACGGGTTCCTGTGGTCAGGTTACCGGTGATTTTTGGAATATGGCAGAGAAAAGCATTTGCTCCCATGCTCAAAGATACTTTGGCGGAATCGGCGCTGAATTTTTGAGACGTTTTGTTAAATATCGCGCCCATATTCAGATTGAGATCTAAGTGCTTGGTTTTACCCGCAACGTCGATTTTACTGCCCATTTCACCTGAAACTTCCAACCTTTCATTATTTATGGCGCATGCGTCTACCTTCATTTTTACGCCGGCTTTAGTCGCCAAAGTATTCAGCGGATTATCAGTGTATAGCGTAATATCAAGCGCTTTAGTAAGAGGGATATCTTTTTTGACCGCGTCATTAATCAAACTCAGTGTATCGCCATTATGAGTGATATCAAGTTTGTCTATGGAGGATTGTATGCCTTTGACTTTCAGTGATGAAGTTGCAGCGCATTTGATCCTGATATTAATCCCTTTTTGTGCGTTAACGGCGGTGAAACTCTGCACCTCAATCATTTTTTCTGCTGCCATTGCGATGGAATGGAATGTGGTTCCTGAAATTAATGCCATCAAAATTGCTATTTTTTTCATGAAATACCTTTGCTAAGGTAGGGTTAAACTTCAATATAAACATTTATTAGGCGAATCCAAGAATCTCTAGAAAGCAATCTACACCCAGATGCGAAGTTTAAACAAGTGATAATAAATCAAATTAATTATTAGTATTATGATTTAAGAAAACACGCTTAAATTGCTCAATAGCAATTTCTTGTTTATCGAGATTTATAAAATACAAAGATTGCCATTTTTGTGTTTGGATTGCTTGCTTTGAGGTCGGGGATACCCAAGAAGGATAAACCCGAATGGCTCTTTTACCCTCTTTAGATTGACTTGAGAAAACGCCTTTTTTTAACAGAATATGTGAATTGAACAGAAAAATACCTTTTTGATGCTCTGAAAAAGTGGCTATCAGACAAAAATCAATGTCATCACTTTCTTCAAAAGGCATTATTTCTGAATCTGGCGTTGGCCTTTTCCAAAGCGTGACAAATTGCCCTTGTTTATTGGGCGTTGTTTTAGCCTGACGAAAAATGACCGCTTTACCATTCAATTGAAACCGCATGGCGCTATAATCACGGCTTTCTGTTTCGAGATAAGGGACAGTGTTCAGTTGGAGTCCAGAGGGAAATAGCAGATATTCGTTGATCTTGGTGAAAATATCAGGGAAATTGCCTGAATATATTGTGTTTTGCTTTAATAATGACAAGATAAATTCCCTCAATAATGATGATTTATTTTGTCATTAAATTAGGTGGATTTTATAAAGTCAACTTGTCATTTTATGATAGATAAAACAATCCCCTGTCCAAAAGAACAGGGGGATATATTTTGAGGAAATAAACTCACTTAATTAAGATAAAGGGTCAGCGCAATACCCGGTTTAATATCTTTGATTTTAATGTTTTTATTCCAATTCATCAGATCATTCAGGTTTACACCGTGGCGTTTAGCAATGCTGAAAAATGAATCACCTTTGCGCACTTGGTAGGTGACGGGGCCATTATTATCAACTTTTAGTACTTGGCCGATCTTGAGCCGATCAGCGGTTTTTAAGCTGTTCAACCTTTGCAACTCGCGGTGCGTTGTATTGAAGCGCTTCGCAATTGCTGACAATGTATCTCCGGTACGAACCGTATAGTGGCTTTGTTGCTGTAACTTGCGATTGCTGTGCGCAACAGCCAGGCGAATGTCTTGCAAGACTTTTTTATCTGCCAGGAACGTCTTAAATTGGTCTGCGTTCATTTTGGGCAGCATAATGTAATGCGGCCCATGAGGAGACGTTATACCTTGTTTATAGCCAGAGTTATAGGCCCTGATTGATGTCAGCGATAGCCCGGAGAGTTCAGCCGCCTGTGATAACATAATTTGTTGCCCGACTTCCACTTTAGCCAGTGCTTGTTGGCTGTTCGGCTTGGGAAGTTTGAAACTAAATTTTTCGTTATGGCGAATGATATGACTCAGTGCCAAGATCTTGGGAACATAATGCATGGTTTCCCGTGGCAGTGACAACGACCAGAAATCGGTGGGTTTCCCTTGGGCTTTATTGTCCTTGATGGCACGCAGAACCCGGCCTTCACCACTGTTGTAAGCGGCAATCGTCAAAAGCCAATCCCCATTAAATCGTGCATTGAGGTGTTCCAGCATATCAAGGGCAACGGTCGTTGATGCCGCAACGTCACGACGGGCATCGTACCATTTATCTTGTGTCAGGCCATAATGACGGCCTGTACTTGGGATAATCTGCCATAAGCCGGCTGCCTTGGCGTAAGAAGTTGCATGGGGGTTAAATGCACTTTCCACGATGGGCAGAAATACCAGCTCCATTGGCATATGTCGCTCATCAAGTTGCTCAACTATCCAATAAATATACGGCTCGGCACGCAATATTACATTTTGGATATGGCTCTTGTGTTTTAAGTAATAGTTTTGTTGCTCGCTCACCCTGCTATTATCAGGAATCTCCATCTTCAACTCATCGTGAATATGTCCCCACAAATCTTGTTGGGCTGTCGGACTCACTTTCCAGTTTGCAGAATCTCCTGATCCTGCAATACCGTCTGCTTTCTGATTCGTTGAAGACATCTTCTTCTGTGCTTGTTGCTGGGAAGGAGCCTTGGGTTGCAGGCTCGATTGACACCCAGCAAGAAGAACAGAGGCGAACAAAATCGCTTTTGTCTTCATGTTCTTTTCTGATGTTTGCATAAAAGGTGAGCAATGATACTGACCTATTACGCAGAAGACAACCCAACAGAATTAAAACCGATCTTTATAAGCCCTTAATTGCTGAAAAACAGAAGAAAGTGGTATTGAATTAGGTTTGATACCGATATTTTTTTGTAAATCAATATCGTGACAATTTAAGAAAACATTGATTTTTTTCTCTGTTTGTAAATTTGTGGGCACTGTTGCTTGGCTATTTTCACGTAGTTTAAGAATGTCTTGATAATAATCGTGAATAAGCGGGTTATCAGGTAATACTGCTTTTGCAAATTTCATATTTGCCGCAGTGTATTCGTGAGCACAGCAGATCAAGGTATCATCGGGTAATGATGAAATTTTCTCCAGCGAGGAAAACATTTGTTCGGCAGTGCCTTCAAACAGGCGTCCACAACCGCCAGAAAATAGCGTATCTCCACAAAACAGATAGGGAGCCTGATAGAATGCAATGTGACCCAGTGTATGCCCTGGCAGTTCCATAACACGGAAAGAGAAACTTCCTATCTCAACGGTGTTATGTTCATGGACAATATGCGTTGCGCCTTTGTCTTGGGTCTCTTCAGGGCCATATACCGGGAGTTCGGGGTAGTGTTTGAGTAGTCCGGGAACGCCGCCAACGTGATCAGAATGGTGATGTGTCAACAGGATCGCCGCGGGAATAAGTGGGTTTGCTGCTAGAATATCAATGACAGGCTGTGATTCAGCAGGATCGATAATGACACAATGCTTGTTTTCATCACAAAGTAGCCAAATGTAGTTATCTGAAAGGGCTGGGATCCTGATAAGCTCCATTATATGCCTCATTTTCATAGTAGGTTTATAGTAGGTTGAAAGGAAGATGACATGCGATCAGCACGTTCAATCAAGCAAATAACCCTCCCGGTTTCTTGGGCTGAGTTACCGTGGGGAGAATATTACCGTGTTGCCCTGGAACGTCAATTGGAACCGTGGTGGCCAAAAATCTTTGGTTTTCATTTAGTGAAAGTCGGTAACTTAAGTGCCGAAATTGATACTCGTTCCTGTTTGGTCAGCCATCAAATCAATGTCGGATCACAAGGGCAAAATATGGACGTCATTGCTGATCCCCATTACCTCCCTTTTGCAACTAAATCTGTTGATGCTTGTTTGCTGGCGCATATGCTGACTTATAGTATTGATCCACATTGGCTCTTGAGAGAAGTCGATAGGATCATGATAGACGACGGTTGGTTGGTTATCAGTGGGTTTAATCCAATAAGCCTGCTAGGGTTAAGGAAAGTGATTACCCCGATATATCGTCGTCAATCTTGCCAAGCCCAGATGTTTTCAATGTTGCGCCAATTGGATTGGTTGCGTCTGCTTAATTATGAAGTGATTCACCATGCTAACTTCCATATTTTACCGTGGCAAAAAAGCAGCAAGCGTCTTGATAACGCCTGTCTGTCAATATTGGGTTGTTTGAATGTGATTATTGCCCGCAAGCGGACAATACCATTAACATTAAACTCTATGCGGGCGACATTGTTGAAACCGAAATTCAGTAATGCGTTGGGAGCGGCGAAAAATGTTCACCGACGATATTAATTGACAGGTTAATTTTCGCTTTCGATATAACCATTATCTGCTTGAGTAGGGCTATTAGCGGCTGTGCGAGCCAATTCATCACACTGTTCATTCTCCCGATGTCCGGCGTGGCCTTTGACCCAACGCCAATCAATATCATGCAGCGAGATAGCGTTATCGAGTCGCTGCCACAGATCGACATTGACGACGGGGGATTTATCCGCTTTTCTCCAGCCGCGCTTTTTCCAGTTATGGATCCATTGGGTGATCCCTTGGCGCACATATTGGCTGTCCGTCGTCAAGATCACAGTACAGGGTCGTTTAAGCGCTTCCAGTCCGATGATGGCGGCCATTAACTCCATGCGGTTATTGGTGGTGCGAAAATAACCCCCACTCAAGGTTTTTTCTTGCTGTTGGTAGCGGAGTAAAATGCCATATCCGCCGGGGCCGGGATTGCCGAGGCAAGAACCATCGGTGAAAATTTCTACCTGTTTGTTCATCTTTGGTAGACTCTTCCTATATCATCTTTAATCAAAACTCTAAGTCTGACACAAAAAAACACTATGAGCACTGCTATTACCCGCCAAATCGTCCTCGATACCGAAACAACCGGTATGAACAAGTTGGGTGTTCACTATGAGGGACACAATATCATTGAGATTGGTGCTGTGGAGGTGATCAACCGTCGCCTGACAGGGCGCCATTTTCATCTTTATATCAAACCAGAACGTTTGGTTGACCCCGAAGCCTTTGAAGTTCACGGCATCAGTGATGAATTTTTGCAGGATAAACCAAAATTTGCGGATATCGCGGATGAATTCATTGAATTTATCCGTGGTGCTGAGTTGATTATTCATAACGCAACGTTTGATATCGGTTTTATGGATTATGAATTCAGTAAACTGAATCGAGGCATTCCACCTACCGCTGAGTTTTGTACCATTACCGATAGCTTGACGCTGGCAAGGCAACTTTTCCCCGGCAAGCGTAATAACCTTGATGCGTTGTGTGACCGTTACCAGATCGACAACTCAAAACGAACTCTCCACGGGGCATTGCTCGATGCCGAAATTCTGTCTGATGTTTATCTGGCAATGACCGGTGGCCAGACATCATTAGCGTTCTCGATGGAAGGGGAAACGTCAGGCACGACTCAGGTTACAGAAATCCAGCAGATCACTCGCCCGC
This genomic interval from Xenorhabdus doucetiae contains the following:
- the gloB gene encoding hydroxyacylglutathione hydrolase is translated as MELIRIPALSDNYIWLLCDENKHCVIIDPAESQPVIDILAANPLIPAAILLTHHHSDHVGGVPGLLKHYPELPVYGPEETQDKGATHIVHEHNTVEIGSFSFRVMELPGHTLGHIAFYQAPYLFCGDTLFSGGCGRLFEGTAEQMFSSLEKISSLPDDTLICCAHEYTAANMKFAKAVLPDNPLIHDYYQDILKLRENSQATVPTNLQTEKKINVFLNCHDIDLQKNIGIKPNSIPLSSVFQQLRAYKDRF
- a CDS encoding class I SAM-dependent methyltransferase produces the protein MRSARSIKQITLPVSWAELPWGEYYRVALERQLEPWWPKIFGFHLVKVGNLSAEIDTRSCLVSHQINVGSQGQNMDVIADPHYLPFATKSVDACLLAHMLTYSIDPHWLLREVDRIMIDDGWLVISGFNPISLLGLRKVITPIYRRQSCQAQMFSMLRQLDWLRLLNYEVIHHANFHILPWQKSSKRLDNACLSILGCLNVIIARKRTIPLTLNSMRATLLKPKFSNALGAAKNVHRRY
- the dnaQ gene encoding DNA polymerase III subunit epsilon, whose translation is MSTAITRQIVLDTETTGMNKLGVHYEGHNIIEIGAVEVINRRLTGRHFHLYIKPERLVDPEAFEVHGISDEFLQDKPKFADIADEFIEFIRGAELIIHNATFDIGFMDYEFSKLNRGIPPTAEFCTITDSLTLARQLFPGKRNNLDALCDRYQIDNSKRTLHGALLDAEILSDVYLAMTGGQTSLAFSMEGETSGTTQVTEIQQITRPQAGLRVVYASDDELVQHESRLDLVEKKGGSCLWRSKPEQLH
- the mltD gene encoding murein transglycosylase D; this translates as MKTKAILFASVLLAGCQSSLQPKAPSQQQAQKKMSSTNQKADGIAGSGDSANWKVSPTAQQDLWGHIHDELKMEIPDNSRVSEQQNYYLKHKSHIQNVILRAEPYIYWIVEQLDERHMPMELVFLPIVESAFNPHATSYAKAAGLWQIIPSTGRHYGLTQDKWYDARRDVAASTTVALDMLEHLNARFNGDWLLTIAAYNSGEGRVLRAIKDNKAQGKPTDFWSLSLPRETMHYVPKILALSHIIRHNEKFSFKLPKPNSQQALAKVEVGQQIMLSQAAELSGLSLTSIRAYNSGYKQGITSPHGPHYIMLPKMNADQFKTFLADKKVLQDIRLAVAHSNRKLQQQSHYTVRTGDTLSAIAKRFNTTHRELQRLNSLKTADRLKIGQVLKVDNNGPVTYQVRKGDSFFSIAKRHGVNLNDLMNWNKNIKIKDIKPGIALTLYLN
- a CDS encoding MepB family protein produces the protein MSLLKQNTIYSGNFPDIFTKINEYLLFPSGLQLNTVPYLETESRDYSAMRFQLNGKAVIFRQAKTTPNKQGQFVTLWKRPTPDSEIMPFEESDDIDFCLIATFSEHQKGIFLFNSHILLKKGVFSSQSKEGKRAIRVYPSWVSPTSKQAIQTQKWQSLYFINLDKQEIAIEQFKRVFLNHNTNN
- a CDS encoding GIN domain-containing protein gives rise to the protein MKKIAILMALISGTTFHSIAMAAEKMIEVQSFTAVNAQKGINIRIKCAATSSLKVKGIQSSIDKLDITHNGDTLSLINDAVKKDIPLTKALDITLYTDNPLNTLATKAGVKMKVDACAINNERLEVSGEMGSKIDVAGKTKHLDLNLNMGAIFNKTSQKFSADSAKVSLSMGANAFLCHIPKITGNLTTGTRISVDKKAIVKTTDNFASEISTDSCS
- a CDS encoding MBL fold metallo-hydrolase, with translation MKNILKASALAITLSFTTAITSTIPTAFAQPANQLVNQAPGYYHQMLGDFMVTAIYDGYIYLSPSLLKGIENKDIQTLLARMFQIEEKDGVQTAINAYLVNTKEGLVLIDTGGGKCFGPTMGNIVDNIRAAGYTPEAVKTILLTHMHPDHICGLSSANGKTAFPNATVYAAQEEKDFWLNPEIAASAPKESRSMFKMAQDAIAPYIAKKAFHTFKSGDNVTPGIEIISTFGHTPGHTSFKLHSGNNSMLIWGDIVHSHSVQFTRPEVSIEFDVDNAKAVEARKYIFEKASQEKWLISAAHLPFPGIGHIRKDEQGYSWVPVEYSGMLKAEN